The Xanthobacter flavus genome includes a window with the following:
- the istA gene encoding IS21 family transposase, whose protein sequence is MVQLGELMMILDLHRQGLSVTAIARRTGRDPKTIRKYIERGLELPAYGPRQVGRPNKITPYLDYVRERIAAFPELTATRLTRELRERGYTGAYTAVKRFVAAIRPSDGPKPFEVRFETPPGHQAQVDFARFVTVFEDEPGITRIIWLFSMVLGHSRHIVARFGLHQDLQTLLRCHMAAFAAIGGVPIEILYDRMKTAVTGEDEQGHIIYNRSLLALAKHYGFYPRACRPYRAKTKGKVERPFSYIRKDFFLARSFRNLDDLNAQLQDWLGNVANVRLHATTQKIVSEAFASEQLDLQPLPVMPFDALLKLERRVSHEGLVSIGGNYYSVPDRTRRVVEVHQLPDMIRILDGGRLVASHPLIEGRRQYRIDPAHRQGAPAWAMRHGHAGDVIIGRRGDHVARRSLAFYQAIGERLASGPGERP, encoded by the coding sequence TGTCCGTGACGGCGATCGCTCGTCGCACGGGGCGTGATCCCAAGACGATCCGCAAATACATCGAGCGGGGTCTGGAGCTGCCGGCCTACGGGCCGCGCCAGGTTGGCCGGCCCAACAAGATCACGCCCTATCTCGATTATGTGCGCGAGCGGATCGCGGCCTTCCCCGAGCTGACGGCGACACGCCTGACGCGGGAGTTGCGCGAGCGCGGCTACACCGGCGCCTATACGGCCGTGAAGCGGTTCGTGGCAGCGATCCGCCCGAGCGACGGACCCAAGCCTTTCGAGGTTCGCTTCGAGACGCCGCCCGGCCATCAGGCCCAGGTCGACTTCGCGCGCTTCGTCACTGTGTTCGAGGACGAGCCCGGCATCACCCGGATCATCTGGCTGTTCTCGATGGTGCTGGGCCATTCCCGGCACATCGTCGCCCGCTTTGGGCTGCATCAGGATCTGCAAACTCTGCTGCGTTGCCATATGGCCGCGTTTGCCGCGATCGGCGGCGTGCCGATCGAGATCCTCTACGACCGCATGAAGACGGCGGTAACCGGCGAGGATGAGCAGGGCCACATCATCTACAACCGGTCCCTCTTGGCGCTGGCGAAGCATTATGGCTTCTATCCACGCGCCTGCCGGCCTTATCGGGCCAAGACGAAGGGCAAGGTCGAGCGCCCCTTCAGCTATATCCGCAAGGACTTCTTCCTGGCGCGCTCGTTCCGCAATCTCGACGATCTGAACGCGCAATTGCAGGACTGGCTCGGCAACGTGGCCAACGTTCGTCTGCACGCCACGACGCAGAAGATCGTCTCGGAGGCCTTTGCCTCAGAACAGCTCGACCTGCAGCCTTTGCCGGTCATGCCCTTCGACGCGTTGCTCAAGCTGGAACGCCGCGTCAGCCATGAAGGCCTCGTCTCGATCGGCGGGAACTACTACAGCGTGCCCGATCGGACGCGGCGCGTCGTCGAGGTCCATCAGCTTCCCGACATGATCCGCATCCTCGATGGCGGCCGCCTCGTCGCATCCCATCCGCTCATCGAAGGGCGGCGGCAGTATCGGATCGATCCGGCTCATCGCCAGGGCGCGCCTGCATGGGCGATGCGGCATGGCCACGCCGGCGACGTCATCATCGGCCGACGCGGCGATCATGTCGCTCGACGCTCGCTGGCCTTCTACCAGGCGATCGGCGAGCGCCTGGCCTCGGGCCCGGGAGAGCGGCCATGA
- a CDS encoding mannose-1-phosphate guanylyltransferase/mannose-6-phosphate isomerase, whose protein sequence is MPSSVPGNSGAGGHDLIVPVILAGGTGTRLWPLSRTSLPKQFLPLASKNTLYQDTLLRSAPGPLFADPVVVANEEFRFFAQRQASAIGIRATVILEPARRDSAPALIAAACYVAQTYGPDTLVLALASDHVVLDPESFRSTVVIGAAVARQGNIVTFGVEPTEPRTSYGYIRVGKQLDDRGVFEVDSFVEKPDRMTAKRYLEAGYLWNSGNFLFPAGLLMGEAELFEPAIADAARSAVAGATSDLGFLRLDPVAFKSSPAKSIDFAVLERTRHAAVVRGSFGWSDVGSWDALHEIGNADADGNVTIGAVTLLDSSNSFVRSEGPLVAAIGLDGISVIATDDAMLVMPSDRSQDVKELVSRLKSAKRNEVDEHLTIHRPWGTYQTVCRGDRFQVKKIVVEPGGVLSLQKHHHRAEHWIVVRGTAEVTLAERKFTVNENESTYIPIGGVHRLANPGRIPLELIEVQTGSYLGEDDIHRFEDIYQRA, encoded by the coding sequence ATGCCGAGTTCTGTCCCAGGAAACTCGGGGGCGGGTGGACATGACTTGATCGTCCCCGTCATCCTCGCCGGTGGAACGGGGACGCGGCTGTGGCCGCTGTCGCGCACCAGCCTGCCCAAGCAGTTCCTGCCGCTCGCTAGCAAAAACACACTTTACCAGGACACGTTGCTGCGGTCAGCTCCCGGTCCCCTCTTCGCCGATCCTGTCGTTGTGGCGAACGAGGAATTCCGCTTCTTCGCCCAGCGACAGGCATCTGCCATCGGCATCCGTGCCACCGTAATACTGGAGCCGGCCCGGCGCGACAGCGCGCCAGCCCTCATCGCTGCGGCCTGCTATGTGGCGCAGACTTACGGGCCCGACACGCTGGTGCTTGCCCTCGCCTCGGACCATGTGGTGCTAGATCCGGAGAGCTTCCGGAGCACCGTTGTAATTGGTGCCGCTGTCGCACGGCAAGGCAATATTGTGACCTTCGGGGTCGAACCAACCGAGCCGCGCACCAGCTATGGTTACATACGCGTCGGCAAGCAATTGGACGATCGCGGCGTTTTCGAGGTGGATTCTTTTGTGGAAAAGCCGGACCGCATGACCGCGAAACGCTACTTGGAAGCCGGCTACCTCTGGAATTCAGGAAACTTCCTTTTTCCCGCCGGCCTCCTAATGGGCGAGGCGGAATTGTTTGAGCCGGCGATAGCCGATGCGGCGCGCTCCGCCGTCGCTGGCGCCACTTCGGACCTAGGCTTCCTACGGCTAGACCCGGTGGCATTCAAGTCCTCGCCCGCCAAGTCTATCGACTTCGCGGTGTTGGAGCGTACCCGCCACGCCGCGGTGGTGCGCGGCAGCTTCGGCTGGTCGGACGTCGGCTCTTGGGATGCGCTTCACGAGATTGGCAACGCCGACGCAGACGGCAACGTCACGATCGGCGCGGTCACTCTTCTCGACAGTTCCAATTCGTTCGTGCGCTCCGAGGGGCCGCTGGTGGCCGCTATCGGCCTTGACGGCATCTCCGTCATCGCCACCGATGACGCGATGCTGGTGATGCCCTCCGACCGCAGCCAGGATGTGAAGGAACTGGTTTCCCGCCTGAAGTCCGCCAAACGGAACGAGGTGGACGAGCACCTGACCATCCACCGTCCGTGGGGCACCTACCAGACCGTCTGCCGCGGCGACCGTTTCCAGGTGAAGAAGATCGTGGTGGAGCCGGGCGGCGTGCTCTCCCTGCAAAAGCACCACCACCGCGCCGAGCACTGGATCGTGGTGCGCGGCACCGCCGAGGTGACGCTCGCGGAACGCAAGTTCACGGTGAACGAGAACGAATCGACTTACATCCCCATCGGCGGCGTCCACCGGCTCGCCAATCCTGGGCGGATCCCGCTGGAACTCATCGAGGTCCAGACCGGCTCCTACCTCGGCGAGGACGATATCCACCGCTTCGAGGACATCTACCAGCGCGCCTGA
- the istB gene encoding IS21-like element helper ATPase IstB produces the protein MNHHPAMTTLDSIKKNLVALRMPRALEVLDATFRRIEQGEIDGIEALDTLLVEELTVRENRRVKTALMMARLTAIKTLTGFDFSFQPSLDRNRILALAELKFIDRAEVVHLLGPPGTGKSHLATALAVEAVKAGRSVAFSTLADIITSLAKAEKDGTLRERIRYLCRASLLVVDEIGYLPVVPGGGNLFFQLVNARYEKGAMILTSNRGFAEWGEVFGDPVVATALLDRLLHHAVVIQIEGSSYRLRQHADLVPEHVRSKALINPPPAPKRRGRPPGRIQPDHDVG, from the coding sequence ATGAACCATCATCCCGCCATGACCACACTCGACAGCATCAAGAAGAACCTCGTGGCGCTCCGGATGCCGCGGGCGCTCGAAGTTCTCGACGCCACCTTCCGTCGCATCGAGCAAGGCGAGATCGACGGCATCGAGGCGCTCGACACCCTGCTCGTCGAGGAGCTGACGGTCCGGGAGAACCGGCGCGTGAAGACCGCGCTGATGATGGCGCGGCTGACGGCGATCAAGACGCTGACCGGCTTCGACTTCAGCTTCCAGCCCTCGCTCGATCGCAATCGCATCCTGGCGCTGGCCGAGCTGAAGTTCATCGACAGGGCCGAGGTCGTGCATCTGCTCGGGCCGCCTGGCACCGGCAAGAGCCATCTCGCGACAGCTCTTGCCGTCGAGGCTGTCAAGGCTGGGCGCAGCGTCGCCTTCTCGACGCTCGCCGACATCATCACCTCGCTTGCCAAGGCCGAGAAGGACGGGACGCTGCGCGAGCGCATCCGCTATCTCTGCCGCGCCTCGCTGCTGGTCGTCGACGAGATCGGCTATCTGCCGGTCGTGCCCGGCGGCGGCAATCTGTTCTTCCAGCTCGTCAACGCCCGTTACGAAAAGGGCGCCATGATCCTCACCTCGAACCGGGGCTTCGCCGAATGGGGCGAGGTCTTCGGCGATCCCGTCGTCGCCACGGCGCTCCTGGACAGGCTGCTGCACCATGCCGTCGTCATCCAGATCGAGGGCTCAAGCTACCGGCTGCGCCAGCATGCCGACCTCGTTCCCGAGCATGTTCGCTCCAAGGCCCTCATCAATCCGCCGCCGGCGCCCAAACGCCGCGGCCGTCCGCCAGGGAGGATCCAGCCCGATCACGACGTCGGCTGA
- a CDS encoding AGE family epimerase/isomerase has product MALMESEARWAREWLFDKALPLWWERGADSRGGFYEKIGLDGQPVSAPRRLRVQARQAYVYAEAGRLGWEGPWRAAAEHGLGFLLARYRRPDGLFRTLVSAEGAPLDDTVDLYDQAFVLFALSQAHAMGLGDGTLVDTARTLIATLKSEHAHPEAGFEEAQPRALPLRSNPHMHMLEANLSWVAAGIDAPFADVAREIVALAARRMIDPETGAIGEYYDGDWRFAPAPDGGVREPGHQFEWAYLLDCAGPLLGEDRHVESRRLYTFGDRFGIDPARSAAVFALDAAGAVIDPRARLWAQTERLRTALVFAEAAEEGERAPFIAAAQEAFAVTRSYLDVGVPGLWRDQLLADGSFVDEAAPASSFYHIVTAFAVLLRVGGAA; this is encoded by the coding sequence ATGGCGTTGATGGAAAGCGAGGCCCGCTGGGCGCGGGAATGGCTGTTCGACAAGGCGCTGCCGCTGTGGTGGGAGCGCGGCGCTGACAGCCGGGGCGGCTTCTATGAGAAGATCGGGCTGGACGGCCAGCCTGTTTCCGCCCCGCGCAGGCTGCGGGTCCAGGCCCGGCAGGCCTATGTCTATGCGGAGGCCGGTCGTCTAGGCTGGGAAGGTCCATGGCGCGCGGCGGCCGAGCACGGGCTCGGCTTCTTGCTGGCTCGCTACCGCAGGCCGGACGGGCTGTTCCGCACCCTCGTCTCGGCCGAGGGCGCGCCCCTCGACGATACCGTGGATCTCTACGATCAGGCCTTCGTTCTCTTCGCGCTGTCCCAGGCCCATGCGATGGGGCTGGGCGATGGGACGCTGGTTGACACCGCGCGCACGCTGATTGCGACGCTGAAGTCCGAGCACGCCCATCCCGAGGCCGGTTTCGAGGAGGCGCAGCCCCGCGCGCTGCCGCTGCGCTCCAATCCTCACATGCACATGCTCGAGGCGAACCTGTCGTGGGTGGCAGCGGGCATCGACGCGCCGTTCGCTGATGTGGCTCGGGAGATCGTGGCGCTCGCGGCGCGGCGCATGATCGATCCCGAGACCGGCGCTATCGGCGAATATTACGACGGCGACTGGCGTTTCGCGCCCGCGCCCGATGGCGGCGTGCGCGAGCCCGGTCATCAGTTCGAATGGGCCTACCTGCTGGACTGCGCCGGCCCGCTGCTGGGTGAGGACCGGCACGTCGAGAGCCGGCGCCTTTATACCTTCGGCGATCGCTTCGGCATCGATCCCGCGCGCAGCGCTGCGGTGTTCGCCCTCGATGCGGCGGGTGCCGTCATCGATCCGCGTGCGCGCCTCTGGGCGCAGACGGAGCGCCTGCGCACGGCCCTCGTCTTCGCAGAGGCGGCCGAGGAGGGGGAGCGCGCGCCGTTCATCGCGGCGGCGCAGGAGGCCTTCGCGGTCACGCGGTCCTATCTCGACGTAGGGGTGCCCGGCCTCTGGCGCGATCAGCTTCTGGCCGATGGCAGCTTCGTGGATGAGGCCGCGCCTGCCTCCTCCTTTTATCACATCGTGACGGCCTTCGCGGTGCTGCTGAGGGTGGGCGGGGCGGCCTGA
- the rfbC gene encoding dTDP-4-dehydrorhamnose 3,5-epimerase: MTAFTPLAIPDVVLVQPRRFGDARGYFCETYVKPRYAANGIGADFVQDNESLSAETGTIRGLHMQAPPFAQAKLVRVLSGAIYDVAVDVRKGSPTYGRWVGARLTAEGGEQLYIPQGFAHGFCTLAPDTRVAYKVDAGYDQASERGIIWNDPDLAIDWTCGDGEKILSDKDRILPRLKDFDSPFAYQGTASER; encoded by the coding sequence ATGACCGCATTCACTCCGCTTGCCATCCCGGATGTCGTCCTGGTCCAGCCGCGCCGCTTCGGCGACGCCCGCGGCTATTTCTGCGAGACCTATGTGAAGCCGCGCTACGCCGCCAACGGCATCGGGGCGGACTTCGTGCAGGACAACGAGTCGCTGTCGGCCGAGACGGGCACCATCCGTGGCCTGCACATGCAGGCGCCTCCCTTCGCACAGGCCAAGCTCGTGAGGGTGCTGAGCGGCGCCATCTATGACGTTGCGGTGGATGTGCGCAAAGGCTCGCCGACCTATGGCCGATGGGTGGGGGCGCGGCTCACCGCCGAGGGGGGCGAGCAGCTCTACATTCCTCAGGGTTTTGCTCACGGCTTTTGCACCCTCGCGCCGGACACGCGCGTCGCCTATAAGGTGGACGCGGGCTACGATCAGGCGAGCGAGCGCGGAATCATCTGGAATGATCCCGACCTTGCCATCGACTGGACCTGCGGCGACGGCGAGAAGATCCTCTCGGACAAGGATCGCATCCTGCCGCGCCTCAAGGACTTCGACAGCCCGTTCGCCTATCAGGGCACGGCGAGCGAAAGGTAG